From a single Andrena cerasifolii isolate SP2316 chromosome 8, iyAndCera1_principal, whole genome shotgun sequence genomic region:
- the LOC143372165 gene encoding sphingomyelin phosphodiesterase 4 isoform X3 produces MAASTNVATIEVQRYLNMPLVQRCKEIATLIDESSTTELQHVFPILIDSLFGTTDNIGWGLHSITFKENPHEYETLCNFLNPQGPVFCLCYKLLPDCYLKYNFPVSYLPVKIRLMLEESVIPPFYLDKIRDDQGTRAVSALTMNPFEYYIFHFAYHLTNPWLQVQQLENVWVNWETVYVQLAHCYLYHFLPRDNSPVLPIIGPYIRKTPQRKLVQTPESKRLQTPRLLRTSILSPGSPNSTSTVPQQQCLPQVWRSETVVHVFLDFWLEYTEDQLNSRLSTSYFPSVPRRHSIHSGEHIRLVRAFIKTLHEFANSATGDKSAMDELKRIILPSVQGKIYTFLRKAIHHWPLDSSFRLILEAWLSFIQPWRYFPGISYTKEGKSEEEERGKIHDVYRWIPFVANNLLAYTAIFQQLLPRFMRTDLVAPKNALMLFRVTKVFSQPNLAKMICEVETHMDDVGLSRSRVSTNQWASIVRQQILEFEGPTYQYIPMFSMATISEVVCLLSTIKQAHLTATSLIDALEKKRKNRRFLIWEFFYGKDCSSDEISIEERRRVPIYLANGQQQLIEIFEINVEDIPQVAIEADQEYRESILSTSFRHESQLDTSLDTSKPGVYVPIQKDRQTCQYIEYMGDPELQPVRSNENAFLVRHLYRFCTYINFKYRQEISNLYHRRGFLGSVCRQVLQPPTKIVKLPKRTASGFSSGYEERIPPRLSLRPLANYSLLLTIILGIFIAWLTNYGGLAFLGLAFCIWFVYIIIRATLEPWTRSTTGMFRPSATAFSMN; encoded by the exons ATGGCTGCATCCACAAACGTTGCTACG ATCGAAGTGCAGAGGTATCTAAACATGCCATTGGTCCAGCGATGCAAGGAAATAGCAACATTAATAGATGAATCCAGTACGACGGAATTACAGCACGTGTTCCCAATATTGATAGATTCATTGTTCGGGACGACTGACAATATCGGGTGGGGATTGCACAGCATCACTTTTAAGGAGAATCCACACGAATATGAAACGCTCTGCAATTTTCTTAACCCACAAGGACCGGTTTTCTGTTTGTGCTATAAATTATTACCGGATTGTTATTTGAAGTACAATTTCCCAGTGTCATACCTGCCG GTAAAGATTCGTTTAATGCTGGAGGAAAGTGTAATACCACCGTTTTATCTTGACAAAATTCGAGATGATCAGGGCACACGCGCTGTATCCGCTCTAACTATGA ATCCCTTTGAATATTACATTTTCCACTTCGCCTATCACCTAACAAACCCGTGGCTGCAAGTGCAGCAACTGGAGAATGTCTGGGTTAACTGGGAGACTGTTTACGTCCAACTAGCGCACTGTTATTTATACCACTTCCTGCCCAGAGACAATTCCCCAGTTCTGCCAATAATCGGTCCGTACATTAGGAAGACGCCTCAGCGAAAATTAGTGCAAACACCTGAATCTAAAAG GCTACAAACCCCGCGACTGTTGAGGACGTCGATACTATCCCCGGGATCTCCAAATTCTACGTCGACTGTGCCGCAGCAGCAATGTCTGCCGCAAGTATGGAGAAGCGAAACCGTGGTTCATGTTTTTCTTGACTTCTGGCTGGAGTATACGGAGGATCAATTGAATTCGCGTTTAAGCACGTCGTATTTCCCATCCGTTCCGCGTCGA CATAGTATTCACTCTGGAGAGCACATACGCCTTGTACGAGCGTTCATAAAGACTCTGCATGAATTTGCAAACAGCGCAACAGGCGATAAAAGTGCAATGGATGAGCTTAAACG AATCATTTTGCCTTCTGTACAAGGCAAAATTTACACATTCCTTCGAAAAGCTATTCATCACTGGCCTTTGGATAGTTCGTTTAGATTGATACTTGAAGCGTGGTTAAGCTTCATCCAGCCATGGAGATATTTCCCTGGTATATCATACACCAAGGAAGG GAAatcggaagaagaagaaagggggAAGATACACGATGTATACAGGTGGATACCTTTCGTTGCGAATAATTTGTTAGCTTACACAGCGATATTTCAGCAATTGCTACCGCGATTCATGAGGACGGATCTTGTGGCTCCAAAAAATGCGCTAATGCTGTTCAGAGTTACTAAG GTTTTTTCGCAACCAAACTTGGCGAAGATGATATGCGAAGTAGAGACTCATATGGACGACGTTGGATTGAGTAGAAGTCGAGTATCCACGAATCAATGGGCTTCGATCGTGCGgcaacaaattttggaattCGAGGGGCCAACTTATCAGTACATTCCAATGTTTTCTATGGCTACTATTTCAGAG GTGGTATGTCTGTTAAGCACAATCAAGCAAGCGCATTTAACGGCGACTAGCTTGATCGATGCGTtggaaaagaagagaaagaacaGGCGATTCCTGATATGGGAATTCTTCTATGGCAAAGACTGTTCTTCGGATGAAATCAGTATCGAAGAGCGACGCCGAGTTCCTATATACCTGGCAAATGGACAGCAGCAATTAATCGAAATCTTTGAG ATCAATGTGGAAGATATTCCTCAAGTGGCAATCGAAGCCGACCAAGAATATCGCGAAAGTATCCTGTCGACGTCCTTTCGTCACGAATCACAG CTGGACACGAGCTTAGACACAAGTAAACCAGGTGTATACGTACCGATTCAAAAAGACAGGCAAACGTGTCAGTACATTGAGTACATGGGAGATCCAGAGTTGCAACCAGTACGGAGCAATGAGAATGCTTTCCTCGTTAGACATTTGTACAGATTCTGTACCTACATAAACTTCAAG TACCGACAGGAGATAAGCAACCTGTACCACCGACGCGGTTTCCTTGGCAGCGTTTGCCGCCAGGTTCTGCAGCCACCCACTAAAATTGTGAAGCTGCCAAAGCGAACAGCAAGCGGCTTCTCCAGCGGTTACGAGGAGCGAATCCCTCCACGACTGAGTTTACGACCGCTGGCTAACTATAGCCTCCTCTTAACCATAATTTTAGGGATATTTATCGCGTGGCTCACAAA TTACGGCGGCCTCGCGTTTCTGGGGCTCGCATTTTGTATATGGTTTGTGTATATAATAATACGTGCCACGCTGGAACCATGGACACGATCTACCACGGGGATGTTCAGGCCCAGTGCCACGGCATTCTCCATGAATTGA
- the LOC143372165 gene encoding sphingomyelin phosphodiesterase 4 isoform X2, which produces MRQQSKFSATIIEVQRYLNMPLVQRCKEIATLIDESSTTELQHVFPILIDSLFGTTDNIGWGLHSITFKENPHEYETLCNFLNPQGPVFCLCYKLLPDCYLKYNFPVSYLPVKIRLMLEESVIPPFYLDKIRDDQGTRAVSAIRTYPFEYYIFHFAYHLTNPWLQVQQLENVWVNWETVYVQLAHCYLYHFLPRDNSPVLPIIGPYIRKTPQRKLVQTPESKRLQTPRLLRTSILSPGSPNSTSTVPQQQCLPQVWRSETVVHVFLDFWLEYTEDQLNSRLSTSYFPSVPRRHSIHSGEHIRLVRAFIKTLHEFANSATGDKSAMDELKRIILPSVQGKIYTFLRKAIHHWPLDSSFRLILEAWLSFIQPWRYFPGISYTKEGKSEEEERGKIHDVYRWIPFVANNLLAYTAIFQQLLPRFMRTDLVAPKNALMLFRVTKVFSQPNLAKMICEVETHMDDVGLSRSRVSTNQWASIVRQQILEFEGPTYQYIPMFSMATISEVVCLLSTIKQAHLTATSLIDALEKKRKNRRFLIWEFFYGKDCSSDEISIEERRRVPIYLANGQQQLIEIFEINVEDIPQVAIEADQEYRESILSTSFRHESQLDTSLDTSKPGVYVPIQKDRQTCQYIEYMGDPELQPVRSNENAFLVRHLYRFCTYINFKYRQEISNLYHRRGFLGSVCRQVLQPPTKIVKLPKRTASGFSSGYEERIPPRLSLRPLANYSLLLTIILGIFIAWLTNYGGLAFLGLAFCIWFVYIIIRATLEPWTRSTTGMFRPSATAFSMN; this is translated from the exons ATGCGGCAGCAAAGTAAATTTTCTGCTACAATT ATCGAAGTGCAGAGGTATCTAAACATGCCATTGGTCCAGCGATGCAAGGAAATAGCAACATTAATAGATGAATCCAGTACGACGGAATTACAGCACGTGTTCCCAATATTGATAGATTCATTGTTCGGGACGACTGACAATATCGGGTGGGGATTGCACAGCATCACTTTTAAGGAGAATCCACACGAATATGAAACGCTCTGCAATTTTCTTAACCCACAAGGACCGGTTTTCTGTTTGTGCTATAAATTATTACCGGATTGTTATTTGAAGTACAATTTCCCAGTGTCATACCTGCCG GTAAAGATTCGTTTAATGCTGGAGGAAAGTGTAATACCACCGTTTTATCTTGACAAAATTCGAGATGATCAGGGCACACGCGCTGTATCCGCT ATTCGCACATATCCCTTTGAATATTACATTTTCCACTTCGCCTATCACCTAACAAACCCGTGGCTGCAAGTGCAGCAACTGGAGAATGTCTGGGTTAACTGGGAGACTGTTTACGTCCAACTAGCGCACTGTTATTTATACCACTTCCTGCCCAGAGACAATTCCCCAGTTCTGCCAATAATCGGTCCGTACATTAGGAAGACGCCTCAGCGAAAATTAGTGCAAACACCTGAATCTAAAAG GCTACAAACCCCGCGACTGTTGAGGACGTCGATACTATCCCCGGGATCTCCAAATTCTACGTCGACTGTGCCGCAGCAGCAATGTCTGCCGCAAGTATGGAGAAGCGAAACCGTGGTTCATGTTTTTCTTGACTTCTGGCTGGAGTATACGGAGGATCAATTGAATTCGCGTTTAAGCACGTCGTATTTCCCATCCGTTCCGCGTCGA CATAGTATTCACTCTGGAGAGCACATACGCCTTGTACGAGCGTTCATAAAGACTCTGCATGAATTTGCAAACAGCGCAACAGGCGATAAAAGTGCAATGGATGAGCTTAAACG AATCATTTTGCCTTCTGTACAAGGCAAAATTTACACATTCCTTCGAAAAGCTATTCATCACTGGCCTTTGGATAGTTCGTTTAGATTGATACTTGAAGCGTGGTTAAGCTTCATCCAGCCATGGAGATATTTCCCTGGTATATCATACACCAAGGAAGG GAAatcggaagaagaagaaagggggAAGATACACGATGTATACAGGTGGATACCTTTCGTTGCGAATAATTTGTTAGCTTACACAGCGATATTTCAGCAATTGCTACCGCGATTCATGAGGACGGATCTTGTGGCTCCAAAAAATGCGCTAATGCTGTTCAGAGTTACTAAG GTTTTTTCGCAACCAAACTTGGCGAAGATGATATGCGAAGTAGAGACTCATATGGACGACGTTGGATTGAGTAGAAGTCGAGTATCCACGAATCAATGGGCTTCGATCGTGCGgcaacaaattttggaattCGAGGGGCCAACTTATCAGTACATTCCAATGTTTTCTATGGCTACTATTTCAGAG GTGGTATGTCTGTTAAGCACAATCAAGCAAGCGCATTTAACGGCGACTAGCTTGATCGATGCGTtggaaaagaagagaaagaacaGGCGATTCCTGATATGGGAATTCTTCTATGGCAAAGACTGTTCTTCGGATGAAATCAGTATCGAAGAGCGACGCCGAGTTCCTATATACCTGGCAAATGGACAGCAGCAATTAATCGAAATCTTTGAG ATCAATGTGGAAGATATTCCTCAAGTGGCAATCGAAGCCGACCAAGAATATCGCGAAAGTATCCTGTCGACGTCCTTTCGTCACGAATCACAG CTGGACACGAGCTTAGACACAAGTAAACCAGGTGTATACGTACCGATTCAAAAAGACAGGCAAACGTGTCAGTACATTGAGTACATGGGAGATCCAGAGTTGCAACCAGTACGGAGCAATGAGAATGCTTTCCTCGTTAGACATTTGTACAGATTCTGTACCTACATAAACTTCAAG TACCGACAGGAGATAAGCAACCTGTACCACCGACGCGGTTTCCTTGGCAGCGTTTGCCGCCAGGTTCTGCAGCCACCCACTAAAATTGTGAAGCTGCCAAAGCGAACAGCAAGCGGCTTCTCCAGCGGTTACGAGGAGCGAATCCCTCCACGACTGAGTTTACGACCGCTGGCTAACTATAGCCTCCTCTTAACCATAATTTTAGGGATATTTATCGCGTGGCTCACAAA TTACGGCGGCCTCGCGTTTCTGGGGCTCGCATTTTGTATATGGTTTGTGTATATAATAATACGTGCCACGCTGGAACCATGGACACGATCTACCACGGGGATGTTCAGGCCCAGTGCCACGGCATTCTCCATGAATTGA
- the LOC143372165 gene encoding sphingomyelin phosphodiesterase 4 isoform X4 → MRQQSKFSATIIEVQRYLNMPLVQRCKEIATLIDESSTTELQHVFPILIDSLFGTTDNIGWGLHSITFKENPHEYETLCNFLNPQGPVFCLCYKLLPDCYLKYNFPVSYLPVKIRLMLEESVIPPFYLDKIRDDQGTRAVSALTMNPFEYYIFHFAYHLTNPWLQVQQLENVWVNWETVYVQLAHCYLYHFLPRDNSPVLPIIGPYIRKTPQRKLVQTPESKRLQTPRLLRTSILSPGSPNSTSTVPQQQCLPQVWRSETVVHVFLDFWLEYTEDQLNSRLSTSYFPSVPRRHSIHSGEHIRLVRAFIKTLHEFANSATGDKSAMDELKRIILPSVQGKIYTFLRKAIHHWPLDSSFRLILEAWLSFIQPWRYFPGISYTKEGKSEEEERGKIHDVYRWIPFVANNLLAYTAIFQQLLPRFMRTDLVAPKNALMLFRVTKVFSQPNLAKMICEVETHMDDVGLSRSRVSTNQWASIVRQQILEFEGPTYQYIPMFSMATISEVVCLLSTIKQAHLTATSLIDALEKKRKNRRFLIWEFFYGKDCSSDEISIEERRRVPIYLANGQQQLIEIFEINVEDIPQVAIEADQEYRESILSTSFRHESQLDTSLDTSKPGVYVPIQKDRQTCQYIEYMGDPELQPVRSNENAFLVRHLYRFCTYINFKEISNLYHRRGFLGSVCRQVLQPPTKIVKLPKRTASGFSSGYEERIPPRLSLRPLANYSLLLTIILGIFIAWLTNYGGLAFLGLAFCIWFVYIIIRATLEPWTRSTTGMFRPSATAFSMN, encoded by the exons ATGCGGCAGCAAAGTAAATTTTCTGCTACAATT ATCGAAGTGCAGAGGTATCTAAACATGCCATTGGTCCAGCGATGCAAGGAAATAGCAACATTAATAGATGAATCCAGTACGACGGAATTACAGCACGTGTTCCCAATATTGATAGATTCATTGTTCGGGACGACTGACAATATCGGGTGGGGATTGCACAGCATCACTTTTAAGGAGAATCCACACGAATATGAAACGCTCTGCAATTTTCTTAACCCACAAGGACCGGTTTTCTGTTTGTGCTATAAATTATTACCGGATTGTTATTTGAAGTACAATTTCCCAGTGTCATACCTGCCG GTAAAGATTCGTTTAATGCTGGAGGAAAGTGTAATACCACCGTTTTATCTTGACAAAATTCGAGATGATCAGGGCACACGCGCTGTATCCGCTCTAACTATGA ATCCCTTTGAATATTACATTTTCCACTTCGCCTATCACCTAACAAACCCGTGGCTGCAAGTGCAGCAACTGGAGAATGTCTGGGTTAACTGGGAGACTGTTTACGTCCAACTAGCGCACTGTTATTTATACCACTTCCTGCCCAGAGACAATTCCCCAGTTCTGCCAATAATCGGTCCGTACATTAGGAAGACGCCTCAGCGAAAATTAGTGCAAACACCTGAATCTAAAAG GCTACAAACCCCGCGACTGTTGAGGACGTCGATACTATCCCCGGGATCTCCAAATTCTACGTCGACTGTGCCGCAGCAGCAATGTCTGCCGCAAGTATGGAGAAGCGAAACCGTGGTTCATGTTTTTCTTGACTTCTGGCTGGAGTATACGGAGGATCAATTGAATTCGCGTTTAAGCACGTCGTATTTCCCATCCGTTCCGCGTCGA CATAGTATTCACTCTGGAGAGCACATACGCCTTGTACGAGCGTTCATAAAGACTCTGCATGAATTTGCAAACAGCGCAACAGGCGATAAAAGTGCAATGGATGAGCTTAAACG AATCATTTTGCCTTCTGTACAAGGCAAAATTTACACATTCCTTCGAAAAGCTATTCATCACTGGCCTTTGGATAGTTCGTTTAGATTGATACTTGAAGCGTGGTTAAGCTTCATCCAGCCATGGAGATATTTCCCTGGTATATCATACACCAAGGAAGG GAAatcggaagaagaagaaagggggAAGATACACGATGTATACAGGTGGATACCTTTCGTTGCGAATAATTTGTTAGCTTACACAGCGATATTTCAGCAATTGCTACCGCGATTCATGAGGACGGATCTTGTGGCTCCAAAAAATGCGCTAATGCTGTTCAGAGTTACTAAG GTTTTTTCGCAACCAAACTTGGCGAAGATGATATGCGAAGTAGAGACTCATATGGACGACGTTGGATTGAGTAGAAGTCGAGTATCCACGAATCAATGGGCTTCGATCGTGCGgcaacaaattttggaattCGAGGGGCCAACTTATCAGTACATTCCAATGTTTTCTATGGCTACTATTTCAGAG GTGGTATGTCTGTTAAGCACAATCAAGCAAGCGCATTTAACGGCGACTAGCTTGATCGATGCGTtggaaaagaagagaaagaacaGGCGATTCCTGATATGGGAATTCTTCTATGGCAAAGACTGTTCTTCGGATGAAATCAGTATCGAAGAGCGACGCCGAGTTCCTATATACCTGGCAAATGGACAGCAGCAATTAATCGAAATCTTTGAG ATCAATGTGGAAGATATTCCTCAAGTGGCAATCGAAGCCGACCAAGAATATCGCGAAAGTATCCTGTCGACGTCCTTTCGTCACGAATCACAG CTGGACACGAGCTTAGACACAAGTAAACCAGGTGTATACGTACCGATTCAAAAAGACAGGCAAACGTGTCAGTACATTGAGTACATGGGAGATCCAGAGTTGCAACCAGTACGGAGCAATGAGAATGCTTTCCTCGTTAGACATTTGTACAGATTCTGTACCTACATAAACTTCAAG GAGATAAGCAACCTGTACCACCGACGCGGTTTCCTTGGCAGCGTTTGCCGCCAGGTTCTGCAGCCACCCACTAAAATTGTGAAGCTGCCAAAGCGAACAGCAAGCGGCTTCTCCAGCGGTTACGAGGAGCGAATCCCTCCACGACTGAGTTTACGACCGCTGGCTAACTATAGCCTCCTCTTAACCATAATTTTAGGGATATTTATCGCGTGGCTCACAAA TTACGGCGGCCTCGCGTTTCTGGGGCTCGCATTTTGTATATGGTTTGTGTATATAATAATACGTGCCACGCTGGAACCATGGACACGATCTACCACGGGGATGTTCAGGCCCAGTGCCACGGCATTCTCCATGAATTGA
- the LOC143372165 gene encoding sphingomyelin phosphodiesterase 4 isoform X1: MRQQSKFSATIIEVQRYLNMPLVQRCKEIATLIDESSTTELQHVFPILIDSLFGTTDNIGWGLHSITFKENPHEYETLCNFLNPQGPVFCLCYKLLPDCYLKYNFPVSYLPVKIRLMLEESVIPPFYLDKIRDDQGTRAVSALTMNPFEYYIFHFAYHLTNPWLQVQQLENVWVNWETVYVQLAHCYLYHFLPRDNSPVLPIIGPYIRKTPQRKLVQTPESKRLQTPRLLRTSILSPGSPNSTSTVPQQQCLPQVWRSETVVHVFLDFWLEYTEDQLNSRLSTSYFPSVPRRHSIHSGEHIRLVRAFIKTLHEFANSATGDKSAMDELKRIILPSVQGKIYTFLRKAIHHWPLDSSFRLILEAWLSFIQPWRYFPGISYTKEGKSEEEERGKIHDVYRWIPFVANNLLAYTAIFQQLLPRFMRTDLVAPKNALMLFRVTKVFSQPNLAKMICEVETHMDDVGLSRSRVSTNQWASIVRQQILEFEGPTYQYIPMFSMATISEVVCLLSTIKQAHLTATSLIDALEKKRKNRRFLIWEFFYGKDCSSDEISIEERRRVPIYLANGQQQLIEIFEINVEDIPQVAIEADQEYRESILSTSFRHESQLDTSLDTSKPGVYVPIQKDRQTCQYIEYMGDPELQPVRSNENAFLVRHLYRFCTYINFKYRQEISNLYHRRGFLGSVCRQVLQPPTKIVKLPKRTASGFSSGYEERIPPRLSLRPLANYSLLLTIILGIFIAWLTNYGGLAFLGLAFCIWFVYIIIRATLEPWTRSTTGMFRPSATAFSMN, translated from the exons ATGCGGCAGCAAAGTAAATTTTCTGCTACAATT ATCGAAGTGCAGAGGTATCTAAACATGCCATTGGTCCAGCGATGCAAGGAAATAGCAACATTAATAGATGAATCCAGTACGACGGAATTACAGCACGTGTTCCCAATATTGATAGATTCATTGTTCGGGACGACTGACAATATCGGGTGGGGATTGCACAGCATCACTTTTAAGGAGAATCCACACGAATATGAAACGCTCTGCAATTTTCTTAACCCACAAGGACCGGTTTTCTGTTTGTGCTATAAATTATTACCGGATTGTTATTTGAAGTACAATTTCCCAGTGTCATACCTGCCG GTAAAGATTCGTTTAATGCTGGAGGAAAGTGTAATACCACCGTTTTATCTTGACAAAATTCGAGATGATCAGGGCACACGCGCTGTATCCGCTCTAACTATGA ATCCCTTTGAATATTACATTTTCCACTTCGCCTATCACCTAACAAACCCGTGGCTGCAAGTGCAGCAACTGGAGAATGTCTGGGTTAACTGGGAGACTGTTTACGTCCAACTAGCGCACTGTTATTTATACCACTTCCTGCCCAGAGACAATTCCCCAGTTCTGCCAATAATCGGTCCGTACATTAGGAAGACGCCTCAGCGAAAATTAGTGCAAACACCTGAATCTAAAAG GCTACAAACCCCGCGACTGTTGAGGACGTCGATACTATCCCCGGGATCTCCAAATTCTACGTCGACTGTGCCGCAGCAGCAATGTCTGCCGCAAGTATGGAGAAGCGAAACCGTGGTTCATGTTTTTCTTGACTTCTGGCTGGAGTATACGGAGGATCAATTGAATTCGCGTTTAAGCACGTCGTATTTCCCATCCGTTCCGCGTCGA CATAGTATTCACTCTGGAGAGCACATACGCCTTGTACGAGCGTTCATAAAGACTCTGCATGAATTTGCAAACAGCGCAACAGGCGATAAAAGTGCAATGGATGAGCTTAAACG AATCATTTTGCCTTCTGTACAAGGCAAAATTTACACATTCCTTCGAAAAGCTATTCATCACTGGCCTTTGGATAGTTCGTTTAGATTGATACTTGAAGCGTGGTTAAGCTTCATCCAGCCATGGAGATATTTCCCTGGTATATCATACACCAAGGAAGG GAAatcggaagaagaagaaagggggAAGATACACGATGTATACAGGTGGATACCTTTCGTTGCGAATAATTTGTTAGCTTACACAGCGATATTTCAGCAATTGCTACCGCGATTCATGAGGACGGATCTTGTGGCTCCAAAAAATGCGCTAATGCTGTTCAGAGTTACTAAG GTTTTTTCGCAACCAAACTTGGCGAAGATGATATGCGAAGTAGAGACTCATATGGACGACGTTGGATTGAGTAGAAGTCGAGTATCCACGAATCAATGGGCTTCGATCGTGCGgcaacaaattttggaattCGAGGGGCCAACTTATCAGTACATTCCAATGTTTTCTATGGCTACTATTTCAGAG GTGGTATGTCTGTTAAGCACAATCAAGCAAGCGCATTTAACGGCGACTAGCTTGATCGATGCGTtggaaaagaagagaaagaacaGGCGATTCCTGATATGGGAATTCTTCTATGGCAAAGACTGTTCTTCGGATGAAATCAGTATCGAAGAGCGACGCCGAGTTCCTATATACCTGGCAAATGGACAGCAGCAATTAATCGAAATCTTTGAG ATCAATGTGGAAGATATTCCTCAAGTGGCAATCGAAGCCGACCAAGAATATCGCGAAAGTATCCTGTCGACGTCCTTTCGTCACGAATCACAG CTGGACACGAGCTTAGACACAAGTAAACCAGGTGTATACGTACCGATTCAAAAAGACAGGCAAACGTGTCAGTACATTGAGTACATGGGAGATCCAGAGTTGCAACCAGTACGGAGCAATGAGAATGCTTTCCTCGTTAGACATTTGTACAGATTCTGTACCTACATAAACTTCAAG TACCGACAGGAGATAAGCAACCTGTACCACCGACGCGGTTTCCTTGGCAGCGTTTGCCGCCAGGTTCTGCAGCCACCCACTAAAATTGTGAAGCTGCCAAAGCGAACAGCAAGCGGCTTCTCCAGCGGTTACGAGGAGCGAATCCCTCCACGACTGAGTTTACGACCGCTGGCTAACTATAGCCTCCTCTTAACCATAATTTTAGGGATATTTATCGCGTGGCTCACAAA TTACGGCGGCCTCGCGTTTCTGGGGCTCGCATTTTGTATATGGTTTGTGTATATAATAATACGTGCCACGCTGGAACCATGGACACGATCTACCACGGGGATGTTCAGGCCCAGTGCCACGGCATTCTCCATGAATTGA